Genomic segment of Peromyscus leucopus breed LL Stock chromosome 23, UCI_PerLeu_2.1, whole genome shotgun sequence:
ATTTTTGTGAGACATGATCATTTGTGGAAATTGAAGGCTTGATTTCACAGAAGCTGAGTGGAATAATGGCTATTAGTGACTAGAAGGGTAGGGGAATGGAAGGAGGCACCAAGATACACTTCTTAGGAGGAAATCTTTAACTCTGCAGCACAGTGTGGGTACTGTAGACTATACAAACATGCCTGGTAAAACCACTCAAAGGTAGAAGTCTGAGttgttttctccatttctatATCCTGATgtcaagaacagaaagaaaccatgtaccaggacacagagaaatcaggtTGGACCCACAATGGAAgtctcctccctgctggctaacATTCATAATGCCCCTGTGCAGGCTGCAggggaagaaaagtcatcaatTTCCTTGCCCAGCTATGAATCTAGTAAAGTGAACTGTTCAACTATGCCTTCCCTACCATTCTATATGAAACCCTCTgaaatcatgaagaaaaaaaaaaaaaaacactacctCCTTGAGGTTGCTTCTGTCGGGGTAGTAAGGTCACAGAGATAGGAAAATGACTCCTCCTTGCATTTATAAGCAAAAGCTGCTTGTTTTACTCAGAGATTTGTAGGTCTCAGTCGGTGGTCAGGTGGGCTACTGCTTTAGGGCCTGAGGTGAGGCAGCATGAAATGGCAAGGATGTacacagaagttttcctgtgtccctcaaATAACTGACTTTGATGCTTAATATTActtgtaaatgctcagctggtagctcaggcttattattaactagctcttacacttaaattggCCTCAGGCTTATCTaagtttagccatgtggcttggtaccttttctcagtacagtattctcatcttgcttcctctgcatctgactggttTCTCCTGACTCCACTGTtccccttcccagcattcttggtTTGATCatgctgcctatacttcctgcctggctactggccaatcagtgttttattaaatgaattcaagtgacaaatctttggtgtacaagaggattattccacagcacaaggaCCTGACAGAGGAGGCCTGTTCTCTTCAGGGaggccaagaagaaaaaaaaatcagcaagaatggctggagagatggtgtctTAATTCTTcttctgtggtaaaacaccatgatcaaaagcaacttagggagttTATTTCTCCTTAAAACTTATAGTCATTCATTAAGGAAAGttggggcaggaattcaaggcaggatcctggaggcaggaactaaagcagaagccatgaaggaacactgcttactggcttgcttgtcctggctttatcagtctgctttcttataaaacccaggacccaCCAGCCCAAGGGGCACAcctcccacagtgagctgggccctcccacatgaatTATTAATCAAAAAAGTTCCCTGACAGACTTGTCCATAGGTCAATGTGATGGAGGCTTTTTCCCCAATTGagaatccctcttcccaaatgactctaactGTGTCTAGCTGAGGAAGGACTGTCCAGCACAGATAGCCCCACAGTTAAGAGCGCACactgtagccaggcatggtggcgcacgcctttaaatcccagctcttgggaggcagaggcatgcagatctctatgagttccaggccagcctgatctacaaagtgagttccaggataagccAAAGTGGTTacaatgaggagagagagagagagagagagagagagagagagagagagagagcgagagagcgagagagcgagagagagagagagagagagagagagagagagagagagagagagagagagaaaagatactGTATAGGGCCCTGGCCTCCTCCCATATTGCGTAAGTCGTTGCCtgtttgctgaccttgaccagatgtcctccctatactaattccctgctggtttccaccctcctgaatgcttaagggaagttccttgtttgtgtatcctgcatattgggcgtgaacagcttagatgcaagattgtaaacatcagtagcaacttctgccctctggggttctcccattgtgctgtaagcctgtattcaaggtttcctccctctttcaataaacggcctGCTGAGGTGAGTGACccgctgtctttgtctctgttttttgatccacagcccctcactcggacatggtgaacaggtggtggtagtgcagcATTATTACTAcaatactgctcttgcaaaggacccagtttgaatccccaggatccacattaggtggctcacaactgcctataactttaatcccagggaatctgatgtccttttctggtctctgagagCAACTATACATATATGCGAatacccacacatgtgtgcatacccacacataaatacacataatagttttaaatttaagaaaaaaaaagtctttgttttaaaagttagGGAGGCACCAAGGTCCCAGTCAGTGGTCCTGTCCCAGctgcatttctgttgctgtgacgaaacaccctGATGAAAAAGCAACATAGGCAAGAAGGGGACTTCAGCTCACAGTTTCTGGTAGTTTGAATAGCAATGGCCccaatagactcatgtgtttgaatgcttggcccagagggagtggcattgttaggaggtgtggccttgttggaggaagtgtgtcactgtgggggcgggctttgaggtgtcatatGCTCAAGATAGGCCCAGTGTGACaatctcctgctgcctgcagatcaagatgtagaactctcagctccttctccagcaccatgtctacctgcacgcTGCCATAATggtaacagactaaacctctgaaactgtaagccagccccaattaaatattttcctttataagagttgctatgggcatggtgtctcttcatagcaataagaccctaactaagacacaattccagctggatggtggtggcacacacatttaatctcagcactcgggaggcagaggctggcagatctctctgtgagttagaggctagcctgatctacagagtgagttccaggacaggcaggattacacacacacacacaaaaaaaccctgtctcaaaaacaaaaacaaaacaaaaaagacacattTGTGACAATTCTGAGTTACTGTCTATGTAGCAGAGAAGTCGGGGTGGTAAAAATGGGAAGCAGCTgcaacagagagcagagagggatgaTGCGCTGGGGTCCGAGAATCCGGGAATAATCCACCATGGAAGACCAGGTTCAAGAAGGCCAAAATGTTCTTTAGGAAAACTGTTATCAGAGAGGTGTCAGCATTTGGGCTCCAAACTGTGTTCCGGAGGCAGGGGCAGCCGCGGTTTTAAAGGGGAAACCACACAGAGACATCTCCCCGGGCTGTCCAGTCCTAACGTAACTCAGGGAGAAGTGGCACTTTCCATGGTGCCACACTTTCGACCTATCGGGGAGTCCTGTGGTTTGGTGATTCTGACCGGTTCTGGGCCAGCCCATCAGAAGAGGGTGGAACCTTTGTGGTTTACACCTGTGTGAGGGACCTGGCGGGTTGCAGCCTAACCTTAGGAAGTTCGGGAACAGCTCAGGGCAGAATGGCAGACTGGGACAAAATGGAGTTTCTGCTGATAACACGCTCCATCCAACTCACCTAgttttctccactcttacacagtgCAGTACCCTAAAccagagaatggtgccacccactttCCGGCTGGGTCTCCGACATCAGTTAAGACCATCATGGCAgtcccctacagacatgcccacagcccAACCTGATCTAGATGATCCCTCATTTAAATCTGTTTTCCTAGGTAGTTCAAAGGTATTCCACTAATTTCTTTCTAGGAGGCCTCATCTACTACAGGTTCTCCACCCATGTGCTTGTTTTTGTGCATTTATGCACgcttgtgtgggtgtgggtgtctaagtaatgtggaggtcagagactcATGTCCCAAtgtttttcatatgatatattttgatcatattctttcccctccccagatcctccccacttcactacccacccaacttcatgtttttttatctcaaaaaaaaaaaaaaatcaaagcagacaGGTTAACTTAATAAAGAGAAATCAAGTCAAAAAATcaaaacgcacacacacaaaccatggaTTCCGTTTTGagttggccaactattcctgggcatggggcctgtcccggagtgtggttgatatacccatgACACTCCACTAtaggaaactgattttccctttcccagcggGTGTCAGTGGCAAATAGATGcttagttaggggtgggactttgtgtccacttcccctcttcagtgctggaattttgtctggtttgaaagCACAGATCTGTGTGTGCTGCcttggtctctgtgagctcacacaGGTaccagtcctgctgtgtctggaaggcacTGTTTCCATGGAGTCGTTCACCACCTGTAGCTCTGacaatctttctaccttctcttctgcATGGCTccttgagccttgaggggagggggttgatgtgggtctctgtgttaatgcCCATGCACTGGAAGAAGAAGCCTCTCTGTTCCTCATCTtatcttctgagacaggatttttcttgaACCCTGGGCTGACAGTGTCACCTAGACTAGCTGGCAAGCTCCTGAGATCTGCTTTTCTTTGTCcctcagcactgggggagggAGTTGTTCCAGAGACAGGCTGCCACTCGTCCTCACGTGCTTACACGGCAAGTGCTTTACACACtgaaccatgtccccagcccttccACAACCTTTCAATAGGACTATAGGCTGGAACCCCGAATTCAACACCCCAGCTCTAGGAGGGCATTGGTGATCTGAATGACAGCTGTCCTAGTTACGCTTTCTCATGACTGTGatgaaaataattgaagaaagcatttattttgaatCACAGTTTTGAAGATACAGTCCATAGCATGAATGGCATAGACACAAGAGTGTGAGGCTGCCggccacattgcatctgcagtcaggaggcagagaaagatgaattaaagtactcagctcactttcttctttttattcaattCAAAACCCCAATCCGTGGGATGGTGCCATCTACATTAGGGtgtgtcttctcacctcaactaacccaatctagaaactcatCACAGGCATACCCAGGGGTTGCCTCCTAGGTGAATCCAGATGCTATCAAGTTGagaatattaaccatcacaatagcAGTTCCCATTCTGCAGATAGGAAAATCTGAGGCTCAAAGAGCTGAGGTAACCTGTTTGTTCATGGTGCCAGAAGGAGAGGCCGAGCTGGGGTCTAAATCCAGTCTTCCTGGCTTGATAAATTCTATGTGTTCAGCTGGGGACTTCCCCAGCTCTGTAGACACATCAGCAGAGAAGGGGCATCTCCTTCCCTCGGAAGGTCAGGCGGCATGCTGACCCTTGGATGGGGTATTCCCCCACCACGTTAATAGCCCGACTTCTGGGCGATACATGCCTTGCAATCATATTCTGAGCTATTCTTCCCATTTCCCTCATGGGGCCCTCCAGACTCTAGTTCCTCTGAAAGGTCACATCCTTTTTCACTTCTTGCTCCTCCAACTCTCCCTCCTAAAACTGAAATACTGTTGTGCCTCCCTGTTCCATCCTTGGCTTCTCTAATTCCTCTTTTCAAAATGCTGCGTCTTGgtggtgacctgaattcaatccctggaacccacataaaggttaaTGGGAGAACTGGCTCCACCAGGctgttctctgacatccacacacttGCAGCCAATGTGTGTCATGCACATGCCCTACGCAGAGAGAAACAGgagtggggagacagacagactgactagATTCGTGCAAGTCTAGTGAGTATGTGAGTGCACCGCCCATGTCCCGTACAGAAGACAGCATGCACAGCACTTACGTTCTTTCCGTCCTCACCTGAGCTTGGAGGGGGTGATAGAGAAGTCCAGTTCAGGGCTGAGCACTGAACAGTTGCTGGTTCTCTTCACACTGATCAGTTGTGAGAAGGCTGGACCTATCATCATGTCATCACGGATGAAGGAAGGGCCTGTAAGGCCCCATCCCTCCAAGTGCACTGGCACACTCATCTATAAATGTAgtaggttttacacacacacacacacacacacacacacacacacacacacacacacgtgtaggAGGGGGTTTGGAAGGAGGATTTGGTGAAAGGGAAGAGTAAGATAGAAAGTTGGTGGGCAGAACTGTCATTAAAGAACATGgcggcaggagcatgaggcagatGATCACATTGCATCCCAAGTCCCAAAGCAGAGTTCAATGAATGCTGTTGATCCGTTCCAGTTctgctttttattcagtctgggactccaGGCCATGGAGTAGTGCTACTCTTGGTTAAGATGGGTCTTCACACTTCCATTAAcataatctagaaactccctcatagaCGTGCCCAAGggttgtttccatggtgattctgggTCCTGTCCGGTTGATAATCAATATTAGCCATCACAGAAGGTCAGCTCATGATAGTAGATCCTCATAAGTGAGCTGACGGCCTCATAAATGAGACTCCAGAGAGCTGCCCAGGGGACTCCatggtaaaggcgcttgccaccaagcctgacaacctgagtcccaTCCATGGAGcccacatgagaaaaagaaacacatttccaCTGTGGCATGCCTCCTCCTCCAATTAACTAATAAAAGAAGAAACCCCAGAGCTGGCATGGTACCACATGTCTGTCatcacaacactcaggaagtggaggcaggagaatccagaTTCAGAGTCAACTTTGGCTGTATACTGAATTGTTGGAAGCCAACTTGTACTAGGTGAGACTGTTTCAGAAAAAATCAACCaaagagggatggagaagagagagggagaggggaggagagggagggggggagggagagggagagagagagagaagagagaacatacTACaggggacctgaatttggttcccaacacacacagagggcagctcacaaccacctgtaacttcagttcgaGATGatctaatatcctcttctggcctcctcaggcattgtactcacacacacaaatctacacacatatatacataattttaaatttgataGGAGACTCCAGAGAACTCCATGACCCCTTCCAGCCTGTGAAGACACAGTAACAAGAAATAATCTAAGACCCAGGAAGCAGCTGCAGCTTCCTCTTCAGTTTCCTGAAGTCCAGAATTGGGAGACACCGGTTGCTATTGTTCTGGAGCCACTGTGTCTGTGACCCAAACAGACTGAGGTAGCTCTATTGGTCAGCGTATGGGCAAGCACTtctttggtggtggtagtggtgctgCGGATAGGACCCAGGGCTCATGCAAGCTGCAGTCCCAACTGTGGATATGAGGATATGTGGGCACGGAGCTGTATGTGTCCTGTGGTCTCTCTCACACGTTTACAGGATGGGGTGATTGCTGCCATGTCCCATCACCATTGCACCAGGGCTTCGTTTGGGACTGACATCCTGTGAAATTCTTCCCTCAGGACAGgtgagcaggaggctggagaaatggctcagaggataagagccaTCTTAAGAGGTTAagagctactcttccagaggtcctgagttcaattcccagcaaccacgtggtggctcacaaccatctgtaatgagatctggtgcccttttctggcctgtagacacacatgcaaacagaacactatgtataataaataaatctttttttttttttttaaggcacagGTGAGCAACACAGCCCATCTGGGAGCACTGTTTTAGCAGTATTTGTCAcctgggagggacagagaagatcCAAGGTCACCTAGGAAGGCCAGAGCAGTACATACCAAGTCAAATCTAACAGGGAAAGGTTGGGCTTCTATGTCAGGCAGACCATGTAGAATAATGTCTgcacatctccctccctccctccctctctccccttccccccgcCCCACATAGGAGTGCAGGCACTTGTGTGTCACGGTGAGTGTCTAGATGTCAGAGGAATACTCAGGACTATTCCTCAGCTTCCATAttctttgaggcaggctctcttctccatctctgctgttGACTCCCAAGCTAGCTGATATGCAAGTCttcagggattctcctgtctctacctcccacctCATTGtggagtgctagggttacagatgtgtgttatAGCATCCAGGATTTTTttccatgggttccaggaattcgAACTCAGATGCCCcagcttgcatagcaagcactgtacccactgagccagctctctagctcAGTGTCTTTAAATCTCGAGAATCGGTAAATCTCCATCATTAGAATGGATGATGTTTTACTTGAGCACCGGATTAAACCTCACCCTGACTATTCACAGCAGAAACActaatttttcttattcttcctcctccttttcatcttctatttctcctcctcctcttagcCTCTAACATTTATAACTTTCTATGCAGCCAATGAaaaccttgaaattctgatccttcTGTGTCTACCTCACAAGTTCTGGGATGAGAGttacacaccaccacacccagtttctgcagtgctgaggattgaacccagggccttgtgcatgccaggcgcTTAAGCACTCtttctactgagctacatctccaaccccTCGCTGCTCCATTGCACAGCTGAGAAAACCAAGTGCCAGTACTGGATGTGGCTTGAACAAGGACATTGACATCAAAATATACAGCACAGTTCCTAGCCCAGGCTCCCACCTTCTAGCTGTGTCAAGCAATGCCTCTCTCCCCACACTTTTCCGGAGTGAGGATGTCCCCATCCTGTtccctttttttcctcctgagtCAGAGAAGAATGGACTTTACAGGGGGTGCTCCAGAAGGCCATGGGGTTATATAAATcccagggcagagaggaggaggaaagggagagtcaAGACAAGCAGATGATGGCAGGAGAGCCAGAGACCCAGCAGCCAAAGAACCATGGTGAGGCTGGGCACCTCTGGGTACTGTCAGGGGGGCTGGGTCCAGGATCCAGGGTGATCTGTGCATGGCCTCCAGCTTGGGGTGAGGGAGGTGGCCGAGCTTTGAGGTCAGCTGCTGTGTTCTGTCCCATTCAGAGGAGGAGGTCACATTTGGAGGCCAGGGATTTGCTGAGAACGACCCTGAGGGTCTCACTTGCCGCTCCAAGAGCatgccaggtactggggtgactCAGGGACAGAGGTGTCAGGGGTCCTCTGCAGAATGAACACAGCAGGGCAGGATCTGCCCCTGGGACCTCAGCTCTGCCCATCTGCCcatcctgcagaatgtctgaccCGGGTACCCTGGCTTCTCCTGCTTCTCATCTCTCTGGGCCTCTTTGTGCTGATGTTGGCCATCCTGGTTCAAGGTCAgtcagggcagggctggggaagggggaCTGGGATGTGGaatcctttcaggttgttttgtggttggtttgtttgttttggggggttgtctggtttgtttttcttttactttatttactattttatttttgcgATTGTTAAACAAGAACTCCAGCATGGGACACTAACTGAGCTTTTAGATTTTCCCTCTGGGATGACCCTTGCCGAGCCCCCAAATTCATCAGAGCTGGGACATCTGAGCCGCACAGTCCTCACTTCATCTGTGACCGGGGACAGCTGACTGTCCCTCTCTGAAATGGGGCCCATCTTCCCCTTGGAGCTGAACTGGGCACAGCCAGGCACCATCAGTGCTCACAGAAGCTGTGGGTgtgcccttctttctctcttgcagtTTCCAGGGTTCGTGCATCCCCACAGGGACAGATCCCAGGTCAGCAGGGGAGCTCCAGCGTGGGTGAGGGGCACCTGGGGCCCTGAGGGGGAGAGGACTCTGGGGCTGTGTGAGGTGGGCAAGCATGGGCACAGGCTTGCTGGGGGTGTGGCAGGATGTGTCAGGTCCTGTGTCCTGCAGTGTTGGGACTAACAGGGTCTGAGACTCAGTGTTCTGGCCTGTGAAATGGGCTCCTGGGGTCACTGTGACCACCAACAGTGATCTTGTGGGTCCAGctctgcaccaggcacacagctgGTACTTAATTGTTGCAAACCTCTTCTTGTAGTTGCTGTTCCTCATGCGCAGACACACAGCTTGGAGCAGATCCAGCAGCAGCTGACTCAGATCAATGCCTCGCTGGGTGAGGCTCCAGGGCCTGAGTTAGGGGGGAGCTGAGGGGTCATCAGTGGGTTCAGCATCTGCCTTCTGGGCTTCCACCGAGGCAGGCAGGATAGAGCACAGGGATTGTGGTCTGGGTTTTGGGAGCACTGGGTTGGTAGCTGAAATAGAAGCACAGCCCTGGGCTCTAAGGCCCACggcagaggggagaagagaacccAGGCCCTGAGCTCATGGGTCCCCACTGCACTGTTCACTCTGCAGCTGTCCTGTGCCGGCCCTGCCCCTGGGACTGGGAGCTCTTCCAGGGAAGCTGCTACCTCTTCTCCAGGACTCTGGGCAGCTGGGGAGCCTCGGCCACCTCCTGCCAGGATCTGGGTGCCCACCTGGTGATTATCAACAGTGTTGAAGAGCAGGTGAGTGGGCCACATCAGTCCTACCACTTTGTCCTAGGCATTGGTTTCCAGATGGGAGGCTGAGGGACATGGAGGAGATGCAGTCAGAGGGGGCTTCCTGTAGGAGGAGGCACAATGGAGTGGGGAGGTCCTGTAGAGGAGGAACACATGAGAGGTGGGTTAGGTGTGAAGGGAGTCAGAGGAGCTTTGAATCATTGTGTGACCCTCTTGGGACACACCTCTGAGCTGAGATGCAAGTGAACACATTCCACACGTGTGCACTTTGACCTGCACCCATGGCATGCATTCACCAGCCAGTCCACACAACTCGACTAACAGCACTAAGCTTGGGAGCAGAAAAGCTTGTATGGGAGGCTGGGAGTGGgttatggatggatgatggaggTGTCCTTCTGACTCCGTCATCTTGGCCCCCACCTCCATTCAGCTCTTTCTCAAATACTGGCACATCAGAAAGAATGAACGCTCCTGGATTGGCCTCAGCGATCACAGACATGAAGGTTCCTGGCAGTGGGTGGATGACACCCCCCTCAGACTCAGGTGAACTCTCAGAATCCATAGCCCAGAGGCAGCAGGCCAGGAGATAGACCACCCCTAAACACAGCCTTTGGTGTTGGAAAGCACCATGGCTACTTCAAATGCAGGACCCCATATCCCTGGGCATTCTGTCCCTTGAGCCTAAGGTCACTTCTCCAGAATCTACATTTTCACTTTGCTGGGATGATTCTCACGGAGGTGAGGTTAGACCCCACGTTTTGCTAAGCCCTGCCCTGCACTCCTGTCCATTGCCTTGGTCCTCAGACTTTGTCCATGAAAGCCCAAGATCCAGTACCAATgcagtggatggggtggggatcTGGTCAGGATGGCTCCTCTGATAACTAGTAATGTTTGCAGCTTCTGGCAAGAGGGGGAGCCCAATAACGAAGGGGATGAGGACTGCGTGGAGCTGGCAGAAGATAAATGGAATGACAGAAGATGTACCGCAAACAACTTCTGGGTGTGTGAGCAGCCCTCGGCTCCCTGCCCTCGTCACTGAGGGTCTGGGCTTCCCCTGGACATGCAGGCAACTCAGGGGCACTCTGCTCTACTTCTAGCCACCTTGTTCACCCCCAGTGTCCCTGCTCTGAGTCCTTCGGGATCCAGAGAGAGTCCCTGAGATACCCTCCCCTGcagctcttccctcttcttctgtgGATGATCTCAGTTGTTCTTCCCAGTCACACACGCATGGatctggggtgtggctcaatggcACACAGTTTGCCTAgcatgagtgggtctctgagttccatccctagcactaaaataaatgaacaaacaaataattaaattcaCACATGGTCTGATGTGTTCCATTCAGTGGATTACCTATTCCTGGACACTGTCTTCATTAGTAAAGCTTTGAAATGTTTGATATTAACTAGGATATTAGTGTCTACAATACCTTTTTGGGTTGTGAagcaatgtttttgtttgtgacAGTCTTATTATGTACTcctgggtgaccttgaacttgtgtagatgaggctggccttgaactcaacagagatccacctgcttctgcctcctgaatgctgggattaaaggcatgcagtgCTACACCTGGGTGAATCAGTTTTAAAAAGGTTTTTGAGTTGATACTATACATCTACTGAGTGCATCCATATTCATTCATATTCTCATATTCTCTCTGTGGGTGTGTCTATCTCTCCCATCTCCACATGTCTCTATTTGTCTCTCTTCATTCATTGAACAATTCATGAACAATTATTTATTCACAACCCCCCAAATGCCTCTGGATAGTCTTATGAtttcattatacatttttaaagcatttcttcCAGGTTTCTTGCAGCCACTGTAACACTCACAGACTTGGTGGGCTACAATGCCACAAAGGCATCATCTGATGTTTCTGGAGCTTAGCACATCCTTTGCTCTCAAAAGAAACC
This window contains:
- the LOC114686073 gene encoding CD209 antigen-like protein E isoform X2 — translated: MGLYKSQGREEEERESQDKQMMAGEPETQQPKNHEEEVTFGGQGFAENDPEGLTCRSKSMPECLTRVPWLLLLLISLGLFVLMLAILVQVSRVRASPQGQIPVAVPHAQTHSLEQIQQQLTQINASLAVLCRPCPWDWELFQGSCYLFSRTLGSWGASATSCQDLGAHLVIINSVEEQLFLKYWHIRKNERSWIGLSDHRHEGSWQWVDDTPLRLSFWQEGEPNNEGDEDCVELAEDKWNDRRCTANNFWVCEQPSAPCPRH
- the LOC114686073 gene encoding CD209 antigen-like protein E isoform X3; the protein is MGLYKSQGREEEERESQDKQMMAGEPETQQPKNHEEEVTFGGQGFAENDPEGLTCRSKSMPECLTRVPWLLLLLISLGLFVLMLAILVQVAVPHAQTHSLEQIQQQLTQINASLAVLCRPCPWDWELFQGSCYLFSRTLGSWGASATSCQDLGAHLVIINSVEEQLFLKYWHIRKNERSWIGLSDHRHEGSWQWVDDTPLRLSFWQEGEPNNEGDEDCVELAEDKWNDRRCTANNFWVCEQPSAPCPRH
- the LOC114686073 gene encoding CD209 antigen-like protein E isoform X1; protein product: MGLYKSQGREEEERESQDKQMMAGEPETQQPKNHEEEVTFGGQGFAENDPEGLTCRSKSMPECLTRVPWLLLLLISLGLFVLMLAILVQVSRVRASPQGQIPGQQGSSSVVAVPHAQTHSLEQIQQQLTQINASLAVLCRPCPWDWELFQGSCYLFSRTLGSWGASATSCQDLGAHLVIINSVEEQLFLKYWHIRKNERSWIGLSDHRHEGSWQWVDDTPLRLSFWQEGEPNNEGDEDCVELAEDKWNDRRCTANNFWVCEQPSAPCPRH